A genomic region of Miscanthus floridulus cultivar M001 chromosome 3, ASM1932011v1, whole genome shotgun sequence contains the following coding sequences:
- the LOC136543608 gene encoding agamous-like MADS-box protein AGL29 has protein sequence MVKGEIKPIENEETRQICFTKRRQSLFNKASELSILCGAMVGSVVFSTAGTPFSFGHPSIDDVANRFLNYSVTSDGPASGGESNDNSWAVTDTIHGLNIEYSKLQQSLNSEKKKKEMLLEATQKEMGGRMMQLLNTNVSELSLDELQEFQKYLEAIHGVVEEKDNNKLETSQTQGLVPQPPMETAPDLQYQFGDEHISANPMASTAPSSSNNEFIDGLFEVNDPMLNGDLYDVCGLRNFPDNQNHG, from the coding sequence ATGGTGAAGGGTGAAATCAAGCCCATCGAGAATGAGGAAACCCGCCAGATATGCTTCACCAAGCGTCGCCAAAGCCTGTTCAATAAGGCTAGTGAGCTCTCCATTTTGTGTGGAGCAATGGTTGGCTCTGTTGTCTTCTCAACCGCTGGTACGCCATTTTCTTTTGGGCATCCATCCATTGATGATGTTGCAAACCGATTCCTCAACTATTCGGTTACTTCTGATGGTCCTGCTTCGGGTGGTGAAAGCAATGATAACAGCTGGGCTGTAACGGATACTATACATGGGCTGAATATAGAGTACTCAAAGCTGCAACAGTCTCTGAActctgaaaaaaagaagaaagagatgtTGCTAGAGGCTACTCAGAAGGAAATGGGTGGACGTATGATGCAGTTGTTGAACACTAATGTCTCGGAATTAAGTCTAGATGAGCTGCAAGAGTTTCAGAAGTATTTGGAAGCCATACATGGTGTTGTCGAAGAGAAGGACAATAACAAGCTTGAAACGAGCCAAACTCAAGGGTTAGTGCCACAGCCACCTATGGAGACAGCTCCAGACCTGCAGTACCAGTTTGGTGATGAGCACATCAGTGCCAATCCTATGGCGTCCACAGCTCCTAGTTCGAGCAATAATGAATTCATTGATGGATTATTTGAAGTCAACGATCCCATGCTTAATGGTGATCTCTATGATGTTTGTGGCCTGAGGAATTTCCCCGACAACCAGAATCATGGTTGA